A single Anomaloglossus baeobatrachus isolate aAnoBae1 unplaced genomic scaffold, aAnoBae1.hap1 Scaffold_406, whole genome shotgun sequence DNA region contains:
- the LOC142277062 gene encoding uncharacterized protein LOC142277062: protein MAASGSVEMIDSADDCIGSSDGNLISSEFITDDESIQHVTYEEHAVVPDINPVLPRKALSSEFFKQAQNSHLSQNCKQNKSYRRDVEYETDETVPTREKTFSCLKCRKCFARKSHLVDHQKYHTGKKPFSCQECGKCFIHKSYLFKHQRSHTGEKPFLSPECEKCFIPRINLANDQKINSRENPFSCSECGKCFSQMSHLVIHHKIHTGEKPFSCSECGNCFIKKSDLVVHQRSHTGEKPFSCSECGKCFIQKSCLVRHQKIHTGEKPFSCSECGKCFSQMSHLVIHHKIHTGEKPFSCSECGNCFIKKSDLVVHQRSHTGEKPFSCSECGKCFIQKSCLVRHQKIHTGEKPFSCSECGKCFFQKSCLVRHQKLHTGEKPFSCSECGKCFIRKSKLVEHQRSHTGDKPLSCSECGQCFTSKSHLVRHHKIHTGEKPFSCSECGNCFIKKSCLVRHQKLHTGEKPFSCSECGKCFISKSDLVVHQRSHTGEKPFSCSECGKCFFQKSCLVRHQKLHTGEKPFSCSECGKCFISKSDLVMHQRSHTGEKPFSCSECGQCFTSKSHLVRHHKIHTGGKPFSCSECGNCFIKKSDLFLHQRSHTGEKPFSCFTSKSGLVKHVKKPHREGNLFHVVNN from the exons atggcagcgtccgGATCTGTTGAAATGATAGACTCTG cagatgactgtattgggagttcagatggaaatctaatatcttcagaatttataacagatgatgaaagtatccaacatgttacatatgaagagcatgctgttgtcccagatataaatccagtccttcctcggaaagctctatcatctgagtTTTTCAAACAAGCCCAAAATtcccatttatcacagaattgtaagcagaataaaagttacagaagggatgtggaatatGAAACGGATGAAACAGTTCCTACAAgggagaagacattttcatgtttaaaatgtaggaaatgttttgccaggaaatcacatcttgttgaccatcaaaaatatcacactggaaagaagccattttcatgtcaagaatgtgggaaatgttttattcataaatcaTATCTTTTTAAAcaccaaagatctcacacaggggagaagccatttttaagcccagaatgtgaaaaatgttttattccaaGAATAAACCTTGCTAACGATCAAAAAATTAACTCTAGGGAGaacccattttcatgctcagagtgtgggaaatgttttagtcagatgtcacatcttgttatacatcataaaattcacacaggggagaagccattttcatgttcagaatgtgggaattgttttattaagaaatcagatcttgttgtgcatcaaagatctcacacaggggagaagccattttcatgttcagagtgtgggaaatgttttattcagaaatcatgccttgtcagacatcagaaaattcacacaggggagaaaccattttcatgttcagagtgtgggaaatgttttagtcagatgtcacatcttgttatacatcataaaattcacacaggggagaagccattttcatgttcagaatgtgggaattgttttattaagaaatcagatcttgttgtgcatcaaagatctcacacaggggagaagccattttcatgttcagagtgtgggaaatgttttattcagaaatcatgccttgtcagacatcagaaaattcacacaggggagaagccattttcatgttcagaatgtggaaaatgtttttttcagaaatcatgccttgttagacatcagaaacttcacacaggggagaaaccattttcatgttcagagtgtggaaaatgttttattcggaaatcaaaacttgttgagcatcaacgatctcacacaggagataagccactttcatgttcagaatgtgggcaatgttttactagtaaatcacatcttgttagacatcataaaattcacacaggggagaagccattttcatgttcagaatgtgggaattgttttattaagaaatcatgccttgttagacatcagaaacttcacacaggggagaagccattttcatgttcagaatgtgggaaatgttttatttcaaaatcagatcttgttgtgcatcaaaggtctcacacaggggagaagccattttcatgttcagaatgtggaaaatgtttttttcagaaatcatgccttgttagacatcagaaacttcacacaggggagaagccattttcatgttcagaatgtgggaaatgttttatttcaaaatcagatcttgttatgcatcaaagatctcacacaggggagaagccattttcatgttcagaatgtgggcaatgttttactagtaaatcacatcttgttagacatcataaaattcacacaggggggaagccattttcatgttcagaatgtgggaattgttttattaagaaatcagatctttttttgcatcaaaggtctcacacaggggagaagccattttcatgttttactagtaaatcaggtcttgttaaacatgtgaagaagccgcacagggaagggaacctttttcatgttgtgaataattga